In one window of Streptomyces griseus subsp. griseus DNA:
- a CDS encoding TetR/AcrR family transcriptional regulator — MAPHKAPDSSRRSDRSRRAIYDAALALVGESGYRRTTIEGIAARAGVGKQTIYRWWPSKAAVLMEAFLDLAARAAEEAAPAGGAAQYGIPDTGDLAADLKLVLRATVDELNDPLLEAPTRALTAEGIVDAKLGAEFVEKLLDPQLALYVTRLEAAREAGQLRPDADPRIALELLIAPLTHRWLLRTLPLTHAYADAIVDHALGGLTPRP; from the coding sequence ATGGCACCCCACAAGGCCCCCGACTCCAGCCGCCGCAGCGACCGCTCCCGCCGGGCCATCTACGACGCGGCCCTCGCCCTCGTCGGCGAGAGCGGCTACCGGCGTACGACGATCGAGGGTATCGCCGCCCGCGCCGGGGTCGGCAAGCAGACGATCTACCGCTGGTGGCCCTCGAAGGCGGCCGTCCTGATGGAGGCCTTCCTGGACCTGGCCGCCCGGGCCGCCGAGGAGGCCGCCCCGGCGGGAGGCGCGGCCCAGTACGGCATCCCCGACACCGGTGACCTGGCAGCCGACCTCAAGCTCGTTCTGCGCGCCACCGTCGACGAGCTCAACGACCCCCTGCTGGAGGCCCCCACCCGGGCGCTGACCGCCGAGGGCATCGTCGACGCGAAGCTGGGCGCCGAATTCGTCGAGAAGCTGCTGGACCCGCAGCTCGCGTTGTATGTCACACGGCTGGAGGCCGCCCGGGAGGCCGGGCAGCTCCGGCCCGACGCCGATCCGCGGATCGCCCTGGAGCTCCTGATCGCGCCACTCACCCACCGCTGGCTGCTGCGGACCCTCCCGCTCACCCATGCGTACGCCGACGCGATCGTCGACCACGCCCTCGGCGGGCTGACTCCGCGACCTTGA